In Vanessa cardui chromosome 24, ilVanCard2.1, whole genome shotgun sequence, the genomic window ACATAAGCAAGTGcacgtaaatcgacgtgtcaaattgacgaatacattaggtcatatgacattATAAGTTAtcacgtttgtgtaaagatcatattcacataagtaataaacattgataattagggatagcgtactcgattcggatgtgatcggttttacaaagtTTGcaaatgctacatctaagttgtgtcatataATAATTGTCTTACGCGAATTCTTCATAAGTCTTCGCCGTGTGAATGGCGTCGCATTTAACTTCGTTCACCCTCCAATATCGTCGATCCTTTTCCACGCTTTCCTTCAGCTGGTTCTCCAAAGCTGTTATATCGTCTTTACTCAGCGGTTTGTccattatataaagtaataagcTAATGTTTTAACACTCGTAAATGTAGCAAATGTACTATCGACTATTAATGACTTTATAAACAATGGCGTTGCTATGGTAATTATTTAGAAATGCCAAGCGAGAAGTTATGATGCATGTTTAGAAATAGATAAAGCCAATAAAAAAATGGTAGAAAaacctgtatatatttttatatttttaatgtacctATACCAATTTAAAATCGTTCGTGCAAAGTAATTTAGTGGTGAGTTATAACAAATATGATAGTGTTCTCGCTTAATGCATCAATACCTTGGAGCAtactacaatttaaaaaagcgTGCGATCGGCTGTCAAGGCGGCTTCGGTTTATGTTTTGGCGCCAAGTTTTGACATTTCAGATATATACTACTTGGGTTGGCTTTTGCCGCGAAATTTTGACGTttcggatatttttttttcatagcgagattttagttaatttttgttatttattaattcattcaaagtattaatgttatttttgatgGTTATTATAAAGTCAGATAACTATCcgtctaatatttaaaaaaaatcgtgacGTACGGGGAATCTTTGATAGACCTGAGCAAGCAGTTAACGTATCATATCTGCCTTTGTTTATGCTCCCAGATCATTTGACTACCGAATCTCTATGTATATTTCGCATTTGTACCATTCACgctattatttactaaaactgCCGCTCCCACGATCTTACAACGCGGCATATACAGTTACTTTcggatattatttaaaactgttaataaatatttattcatttcatacaTTCACGctgcttaattattattttttttatttatgttttattgcacCGACACTTTATTCCaataaccaaaaaatattgaattatcgcataattaaaaaaaaaagattatttacaTTGGAGTTTAATCAATGGAAAATGTTACCCATTAAAACCCCTAGGATGATCATACCAACGCCTTTGCCTCGTGTCGTGCTTGGAtagacacaaaaaaaattaaaaatatcagatGACCAATTAGTTTAtcatcttttttataaattaattaagtaaaccGATACTATTATATACTCGTTAAACCTTGGAAACAgtatatctatacaaataattaaaaaaatgctttgaATTTTCAATACGGTGTATACGTAACGAAtcgtattaatttcaataatcttcttaatattcaatattttatcaaaaattaataaagacgataagacgacctccgtggtcgagtggtgtgtacaccggttttcatgggtacgccactccgaggtcccgggttcgattcccggccgatgtagattatcattagttttctatgttgttttggtactgggtgtttgtggtaccgtcgttacttctaattttccataacacaagtgctctagctacttacattgggatcagagtaatgtatgtgatgttgtctcatattaaaatgaaaaatatacatttaaataaaactaattataacggatttgaatcgcgtatattaattattttttaacatcccgacgtttcgagcactttacagtgtgCTGTGAAgaacttcaaatagacaaatagacaaatgtcatcttagtctacccgtgaccacgaacactgtaaagtgctcgaaacgtcgggatgttaaaaaataattaatatacgcgattcaaatccgttataattagttttatttaaatgtgtaataatcgcgaaaatttaagacaacattatgaaaaatataggtaccataatattataaaaattaatatgaaatatcagATAGGTTAAAATAACTTGGAACCGCTGAATTACGAAAGTACATAATCACTGAGAGTTTATCAAGTTCTGAGCGTTGTTGACTAAAATCTTATAAACTATTACTACGTATAACGCGGCCACTTGATACTTATCGCTCTAAACATGATTACTGAAAATTTCTTAtgtcattgttttaaaaattgacgtatttacttataaacattaattattaggGATTTCATATTTTAGTGTAAGTTGGAAGACGCGTTAGTGGTAAGTGGTGTCAATGTACTCTAATAAACACTAAACAATCCTTAAATCACCAATacaccaccaatcttgggagctaagatgttataacCCTTTTGTCTGTATTTAGACTgtctgactcactcacccttcaaaatggAACTCAACAAAATTGAGTACtgctgagtactgctgtttggtggtagaatgtcTGAGTCGACGGGTTTGACCAAACACTGACTTCTCTTTCTATCATAAATGATTTGACAATCGAAAGAAGACAGCAATATTTAACTTAACCTTAATTAACATTTGTTAGTAACGCTGttgaatactattttataataagagatagataaataaaaatataacagaaaTAACTTTGATTTGTCCCTTAGTACTTAAGGCTTGAACTGTAATGTTGTACTAagtagataaacaaaaaaaagctaGCTAACTAACCACTTAAGAATGATTCCTGTATTGGATCATGTTCTACATGTAAAAAGGTACTAGATTTGTTGCAACCATATTGTCTCTGTAgaaacgagatggcccagtggttagaactcgtgcatcgtAACTGATGTTCGTGGGTTCATACCCAAACAAGCAccgctaaatattcatgtgtttataataaatctcgtgctcatcggtaaaggaaaacatcgtgagcaaacctgcatgaatcaaatttcatagaaattctgtcacatgtgtaatccaccaatctacattagaacagcgtggtggaaatgttccaaaccttcccttcaaatggagaggaggcctgaactcagcagtgggaaatttacaggctgttgttgttattgttgtatgtcTCTGTATTGGGTCGCATTATACTGAAATGGAACATGAAAGTGCTGGATTTGTTGCAGCCATGTTATACCACAAAGCGTGCCTCCTTTGATTCGCCACGGATTTCCACAAGACCGGCTAATGCCAACATCTCTACAGCTATGAAATTCAAATGCATTATGACCAGAGACAAAATGTATACATGTGagttattatctattattttaaagttatttaaatgcgTAACCATGCATGATCCTAATGACAATAGAAAAATAGTAGGTTGGTATGTTATCTGTTTATCCATAATAGTCTATGTTTTTAGCGTCCTGGGTAAAAATCTCGAGTAAATAGCTGATATATTTTCCATAAGATCTACAGACGTGTAGATGAcattaagacaaaaataaaaaaataaaattttaaaacgtattgttaaatgtaaatattactcTTTTGGTATAGTTAGTACCTATAAGACATATTTTAGTCATTTAGACCATAAAACCACAATACTATAAAActgatattgataaattaatttaataatttaactttaaatgaaTGTGCGAATGAATGTATTTTCGGTTTGTTTTGTTTCACTTCACTTTTGTTGTTGTAGcaagtaatagtaattaatagtttcattagcatgtagtgtttgcttttaaatgattttacataatatttgtatgtatatcatctaattgtatatttatattagaatgaCAAATGAAAAATCGCTAGcaaacctaataaataaataaagagtccACAAGATATGCTTTGCCCAGAGTCATTGGTATGGTTAAgccagttttaaaaaaaaaatccttccaTCGCTGAAGTGCCAACagccttcggaactaagatgttaagtgaGTGAGTGCttatacactggctcactcgctctTCAAACCGGAGTACAACGATAATAAATATAGCTGTTTGACTACGTGCGAATATCTGAAAAAGGTCACCCCCTTTTCAAATATTCCCAGCAGCTACTTAGCTACCCAGAAGtactatttaatcattttatatactctattttctatcattatttttgttactacaGCCACatattaacatcttagttcccaaggttggtggcacattgacgatgtaaggtatagttaatatttcttacagcttcattgtctatggacgatggtgacacttaccgtcaggtggcccatatgctcgtccgctaacctataccttaaaaaaatatataagcccTAATATAATTCTCTGatattgtaataaagaaataataaattcattatattatatcatttataaatttgcTCTTTGATAAAAATCTCTGCTTAGATATGGACTTAAAATACCGACATAGTCCACTCACTAACTGCACATTGTGTGATGGCGTGTGAATAAGGCGTcctaattgtattatttgttcatttgttttttagtcTGTGCACACGTTTTTATGTGATCAAACATTAGTTTTGTGGGTTTCTTAATGTAGCTCACATTTAGCTAAAAAATTGCCATTTGATTTATTGCCCCCTACAACTTTAAAAACCTTGCCCTATTGTAGCTGGTAGTGCCGATGTTAGGGTAAGGACATAAGTCGTCAAATTTGAGGGAGCACCGAGGTCTGAAGTCTCCTGCCTCCCATCCTACATACCCTCAATACTCTATGCAAACCGGTAATGGGATACCGGTCATCCCATATTTTCCAAGATTCGTTTTTGACCTTCCCAGGCCGACTCTATATAAAACGGTCGTCAAATGCACTTCTAGCTTGGCTCCTGGAAGGTTAAAGCCAGCCCTAGTAATTGCTactgttataaattaactttacgattaaaaatatattattttaaataaataataatattttaaaataatattaaatgtttcaacAGATCTGCTGGTTATCTATTTCGAATTGAGACGTGGAGATTGTTTTACCAACTATGAATTATTTAGAGGCTTCGATGTTGTTACTTATAACAGCACAGCTACAAcagacacaacaacaacaaatcaACAAAATGTGACGGAAATCAAATCCAGTACAATTTTAAGCACAAGCTCATTCAGTTTCACTACAAGTACAGTAAGTTATTGGATAATTTTACGTATTGCATCAAATCATCAATCGTCAACATCTCATCATCAATCTTCAAATCTGTCATATGActtttaacaacaatatttttttaattgttgaaataattCATAGAATTAGTgcttaatattagtaaaaaatatcacTACAGGAGAAGATAAAGCGATCCTATTTAATAAGTGACAAGTCTAGTATATATTACTAACCGAGCAAACAGCTAATACTTAGTGATCAATTAAAACAGCAACATATTGCGAACTATAAAGTATTCATATCTATCACTAAACTCATATATCACTAAAACATTTCTATTACCAACGTGTAAACGATTATCACTAATGACACCAAACTCGTATAAAACGTACCATTTTGATATTACTGAATACTTGTCCGAACACGACATTATGTAAAGATTAGGAGCTATTGGTCATATTTGTGTTATTTGGACGAATGTGACAAAGAATGCAAATAGCaaacatacattattttctGTCTATTTTTGGTTTTTTAGTTACACATGGGGTCAAATAAGCCTATTTGTATTGAAGTGTTTACGACACTATGTTGCTAAATATCTGCTTAGTGTTCGGATCATCTATTCGCCCCACGTGCTTATTagatatatgatatttaaaaacacgCCTACCAAGATAACTTCATCAATTAACTTTTGCAATGACAATTGAAAAAAACCTGTATTACTAATACTGGTTTGATCTAGTTTAATCCGGTCATATCCGCTATTAAAAACAGTCAATCAGAGTTCAacctacttaattttttttttttacatttttagaaaGCACCAACTACATTAAAGTACTTACATACCACTAATACTAAAAACGAAAAGAAATATTCGAATAAAACCTGCTTCGAACAACAGCCCTCAAACATTGGTGCATATGAAGTGCCAACGGAAAAGGATATTGTCCTTTTTACTAAAGATCTCTTCCTAAACTTGTTCGAAACATATAAGAGAGATGCTATGTCACTTCTACGAGACATTAAAGaggtaattatgaaaataatgcaATGTAATGAATTCGTAAGCGACAACAGACTGCATATGGAGTGTTATTTGAATGGAGCAATATTTTTTCTTGCCTGGTTGATCTAATGTCTAGATTATAGAACTGAAAAGTCTGAGGTATTGGAATAAGAATTCGACAAAGCCATAAATAGGATTTAAGGATCAAGGAATTCTTAGTAACAAGTCGAAATTAGGCATTACACATTGTTATGCAAATGAGTTGAAGAAAAAACCTAtttggtaataaaaacaattatataatatatctgtagTTTGGCGACAAATGAGCAAAACAAGAAATAGTtcgatataatatgtaatattaagttatttgtaaCGATAAACTCATGTCAATTAAGcactattaattaaatagtcattaaaaataagttttttaattttgaaaattatattttcttacattttactCTCAAATATACTTTGACCCTTAGATattcagggccgtatttaggggagggcaaccggggcaactgtcctggggcctccacatgagagggggctacagttttcagcaagttaacaaatactgagatatagtcaaattataataatattaatatttgatatttttaaagttaccgatacaaatacgaaacaaatcatagcttacttattgaaaaaaaaaaactaattaattcataataatataattattagggtgttcacgcttctgtttgtctagggccctcacttttttgtggccccggggcctccacacctttaaatccgactctgtagATATTaacaagaaaacatttttttaatacagataACTAGAGGAACAACATCGATCGAGCAAAACtgtaaatacaacaaaacagCTTACAAGCAATGTGTTAAACGTGTTAGTGTACAAAGTGAAATAATCACTAAGAGTCTCGTCACAACGCTCGAAATGAAGATGGTTGACATAACAGATCTTACAGAGGTAAAAACACTAGAGCCATGAaaccataaattaatttatttttgtgtataaaataaatttataaaatatataatctaataCTGACATCAAAGATTCTCGTTAATATTGTATCTGGCAATTAAtctgatattaaaaaagaatgttttaataaattaattttaacattattaaaatataacgcaatatttaaaagaaatatatggcTTTTAACCTGGTCCTGGATTTCCTTGGAACCGAGTTAAAAAATCGCTGTACTAGAGgcctgatatttatttttaaactagtcCAGGTTCTCACGGTAGCACTAAACTAAAGTAGATAGACAGATAGTATCGTGGTGTACAGAAATGTTTGATACGTAATTAATACactagacaattttttttacaattttgtcaaTTTAAGCGGC contains:
- the LOC124540166 gene encoding coiled-coil domain-containing protein 103, which translates into the protein MDKPLSKDDITALENQLKESVEKDRRYWRVNEVKCDAIHTAKTYEEFADRVAAAHLRPLDKGDFSKKAKKGWNQYATNDRDSTE